A region from the Branchiostoma lanceolatum isolate klBraLanc5 chromosome 2, klBraLanc5.hap2, whole genome shotgun sequence genome encodes:
- the LOC136428877 gene encoding uncharacterized protein, whose translation MAEFKMAGASGDRPMSLENFVRSHQLPAIVRVTEGIYSTDVISDFSLGDVIKILPPKRQSRPRGYDPDGDAPPFDVVDIVIEGTGEVKTHSVYSDLFIIPVHSVESTAFQPPMSLRELLRKRGAVFPVDVVVTEGRFKSDNARLKVGSQLVVYMGKTVKVVLAERGDTKIAIRDAYQGRFRVKPKRYLSASDLYSSAIDREVRVLRSPKIPLGRLDNISIDDILIPTNVVGKTPSTSSSEVQEDFLLCMRKDRTTGDEIPIRIPLFADCLFEECLDATFTHDGQSSGYTIVEVVRMSPELPVNVELVRSDPTFPDDHLSTIGTISVRGEYSDTYLVARERKRTDKTTTAFEMPTHADVKVKLCQRNDHVVSKVVAQHQVIEFLPVDVFNEKLTNVTTYESILTPPPLPPRPSNLPHFSTSTGNRTGSPSNDPPEQAIPAVPLRRTSLQRARRPPSNDKSWRQTFHPDSGHLDRYHPRSRPLSESDTHLSQWGSKTLPAQTTFTTLTRAKDGSNAFVRSMSRMFGAVTRKVEEAKTHLRHSKD comes from the exons ATGgcggaattcaaaatggcgggggcgTCAGGCGACCGCCCCATGTCTTTGGAAAACTTTGTCAGAAGTCACCAACTTCCCGCGATTGTACGAGTTACGGAAGGAATCTACTCTACTGACGTCATCAGCGACTTTTCCCTGGGGGACGTCATAAAGATACTGCCGCCCAAACGTCAGTCCAGGCCTCGGG GGTACGATCCAGATGGTGACGCTCCTCCTTTCGATGTCGTCGACATCGTGATCGAAGGAACAGGAGAAGTGAAGACCCACTCAGTCTACTCAGACCTCTTCATCATTCCCGTCCATTCGGTTGAGAGCACCGCCTTTCAGCCGCCCATGAGCCTCCGCGAACTCCTGAGGAAAAGAGGCGCCGTCTTCCCCGTGGATGTTGTGGTAACGGAGGGACGGTTTAAGTCTGACAACGCCCGTTTAAAAGTTGGAAGCCAGTTGGTAGTGTACATGGGCAAGACTGTTAAGGTTGTGTTAGCCGAACGTGGAGATACAAAGATAGCAATAAGAGATGCTTATCAGGGTAGGTTTCGTGTCAAACCAAAGAGGTATCTGTCTGCCTCCGACCTGTATTCCTCAGCTATAGATAGAGAAGTCAGAGTCTTAAGATCACCTAAGATTCCTCTTGGCAGGCTAGACAACATTAGCATCGACGACATACTCATCCCGACCAACGTAGTCGGAAAAACGCCGTCCACCTCAAGTTCAGAAGTACAGGAGGACTTTCTACTGTGCATGCGCAAAGACAGGACTACGGGTGACGAAATCCCGATCCGAATACCCCTTTTCGCTGACTGTCTGTTTGAAGAATGCCTGGACGCCACGTTTACCCACGACGGGCAAAGCTCGGGATACACAATCGTGGAAGTTGTCCGAATGTCTCCGGAGTTGCCGGTGAATGTCGAACTTGTCCGAAGTGACCCGACCTTTCCCGATGATCACCTGTCTACCATCGGCACTATATCGGTTCGGGGTGAGTACAGCGACACGTACTTGGTGGCAAGAGAACGCAAACGTACCGACAAAACGACAACGGCGTTCGAAATGCCAACACACGCCGACGTTAAGGTCAAACTGTGCCAGAGGAATGACCACGTCGTTTCGAAAGTCGTTGCACAACACCAGGTAATCGAGTTTCTTCCCGTAGATGTGTTCAATGAGAAACTGACGAACGTTACAACATATGAGAGTATCCTCACACCCCCTCCTCTACCGCCGCGCCCTTCTAACTTGCCTCATTTCTCTACATCAACTGGGAACAGAACGGGGTCTCCTAGCAACGACCCACCCGAACAAGCCATCCCAGCCGTGCCCCTACGGCGGACGTCTCTTCAGAGAGCTCGCAGACCTCCGTCAAATGATAAAAGTTGGAGGCAGACGTTCCATCCAGACTCAGGACACTTAGATCGCTATCATCCCCGCTCCAGACCGCTGTCAGAGAGTGACACCCATCTGAGCCAATGGGGCAGCAAGACGCTCCCTGCACAGACGACTTTCACGACCCTTACCAGAGCTAAAGACGGGAGCAATGCCTTTGTGCGAAGCATGTCGAGAATGTTCGGTGCGGTGACGAGGAAGGTTGAAGAAGCAAAAACGCACCTGAGGCACAGTAAGGATTAA